Proteins encoded within one genomic window of Brachybacterium muris:
- a CDS encoding ATP-binding protein: MSVIDNDTKRKLREMGATALLDAIDAQDEAHVLGMSFQERLQLIVDEAHSIFNHGKVEGLIRRAGLRYPGADLRRLDLVEERGLNRNVIAQLATCSFIQRQQNVVFQGFTGSGKSYLGCALAKQACQHRLRAHYIRMPDLEEAWALAKDKPQGQTKFLRKYSTFSLLVIDEWLLDHPDEGMRSMLLELLERRYDTGSTVFCTQYPKKDWHARLGGAVHADAIMDRIVHNTIWIDTGDRNMREHTALPQ; this comes from the coding sequence GTGAGCGTGATCGATAACGACACGAAGCGGAAGCTGCGCGAGATGGGCGCGACCGCGCTGCTGGACGCGATCGATGCCCAGGATGAGGCTCACGTGCTGGGGATGTCGTTCCAGGAACGGCTCCAGCTGATCGTGGACGAGGCGCATTCCATCTTCAATCATGGAAAGGTCGAGGGTCTGATCCGCCGGGCGGGGCTGCGTTATCCCGGAGCGGACCTGCGGCGGCTGGATCTGGTCGAGGAACGGGGACTGAACCGGAACGTGATCGCGCAACTGGCAACCTGCTCCTTCATCCAGCGGCAACAGAACGTGGTCTTCCAGGGCTTCACCGGCTCAGGGAAGTCCTACCTCGGCTGCGCGCTGGCGAAGCAGGCCTGCCAGCACCGGCTCCGAGCCCACTACATCCGAATGCCCGACCTCGAAGAGGCCTGGGCCCTGGCAAAGGACAAGCCGCAGGGCCAGACGAAGTTCCTGCGGAAGTACTCCACGTTCTCGCTGCTGGTGATCGACGAGTGGCTGCTGGACCATCCTGACGAGGGAATGCGTTCGATGCTGCTGGAACTGCTCGAGCGCCGCTATGACACCGGCTCGACCGTGTTCTGCACCCAGTACCCGAAGAAGGACTGGCACGCCCGGCTCGGTGGAGCAGTCCACGCCGATGCGATCATGGACCGCATCGTGCACAACACAATCTGGATCGACACCGGCGACAGGAACATGCGAGAACACACCGCACTGCCCCAGTGA
- a CDS encoding ribonucleoside triphosphate reductase — translation MIDPVATVTEYVDRSDWRVNANANQGYSVGGLVLNAAGKMIANYWLDEVFSAEAGRAHREGDIHIHDLDMLTGYCAGWSLRRLLEEGFNGVPGAISARPARHFSSACGQIVNFLGTLQNEWAGAQAFSSFDTYMAPFVRLDAMTYEQVLQCMQELIYNLNVPSRWGSQCPFTNLTFDWTCPEDLRDQQPLIGEELCDFTYGELQHEMDLVNRAYIEVMTEGDADGRAFTFPIPTYNITKDFDWEAENTERLFAMTAKYGLPYFQNFINSDLDPGMIRSMCCRLQLDLRELLKRGNGLFGSAELTGSIGVVTVNMARLGYLYAGDRNGLLTELDRLLEVGKDTLEKRRATVQELIDGGLYPYTKRYMGHLGNHFSTLGVNGMNEMVRNFTGDAHDLMDEDGQRMCVEILDHVRETMVRFQEETGNLYNLEATPAEGATYRFAKEDRARFPGILTAGTVQNPYYTNSSQIPVGATEDPFEALELQEELQSKYTGGTVLHLYMNEAMSSATTCRELVRRALTRFHLPYLTITPTFSICPSHGYLTGEHHQCERCGEACEVWTRVMGYFRPVASFNIGKKGEYAERTFFTEQASGVGGCQEAADGPAAAADEPAAATDRPGAEITPVTA, via the coding sequence ATGATCGATCCGGTCGCCACCGTCACCGAGTACGTGGACCGCTCCGACTGGCGCGTCAACGCCAACGCCAACCAGGGCTACTCCGTGGGCGGGCTGGTGCTCAACGCCGCGGGCAAGATGATCGCCAACTACTGGCTGGACGAGGTGTTCAGCGCCGAGGCCGGCCGCGCCCACCGCGAGGGCGACATCCACATCCACGACCTGGACATGCTCACCGGGTACTGCGCCGGCTGGTCGCTGCGGCGTCTGCTGGAGGAGGGCTTCAACGGAGTGCCCGGAGCCATCTCCGCCAGGCCTGCCCGCCACTTCTCCTCCGCCTGCGGGCAGATCGTCAACTTCCTGGGAACTCTGCAGAACGAGTGGGCCGGCGCCCAGGCCTTCAGCTCCTTCGACACCTACATGGCGCCGTTCGTGCGGCTGGATGCCATGACCTACGAGCAGGTGCTGCAGTGCATGCAGGAGCTGATCTACAACCTCAACGTGCCCAGCCGTTGGGGGTCGCAGTGCCCCTTCACGAACCTCACCTTCGACTGGACCTGCCCCGAGGACCTCCGCGATCAGCAGCCCCTGATCGGCGAGGAGCTGTGCGACTTCACCTATGGCGAGCTGCAGCACGAGATGGATCTGGTCAACCGCGCCTACATCGAGGTGATGACCGAGGGCGACGCCGATGGTCGTGCCTTTACCTTCCCCATCCCCACCTACAACATCACCAAGGACTTCGACTGGGAGGCGGAGAACACCGAGCGCCTGTTCGCGATGACCGCGAAGTACGGCCTGCCCTACTTCCAGAACTTCATCAACTCCGACCTGGACCCCGGGATGATCCGCTCGATGTGCTGCCGCCTGCAGCTGGACCTGCGCGAACTGCTCAAGCGCGGCAACGGCCTGTTCGGCTCCGCCGAGCTCACCGGCTCCATCGGCGTGGTCACGGTGAACATGGCCCGTCTGGGCTACCTGTACGCAGGGGACCGCAACGGCCTGCTCACCGAGCTGGATCGCCTGCTGGAGGTCGGCAAGGACACCCTGGAGAAGCGCCGCGCCACCGTGCAGGAGCTGATCGACGGCGGTCTGTACCCGTACACCAAGCGGTACATGGGCCACCTCGGCAACCACTTCTCCACCCTCGGGGTCAACGGCATGAACGAGATGGTCCGCAACTTCACCGGGGATGCACACGACCTGATGGACGAGGACGGTCAGCGCATGTGCGTGGAGATCCTGGACCACGTGCGCGAGACGATGGTGCGGTTCCAGGAGGAGACCGGGAACCTGTATAACCTGGAGGCCACCCCCGCCGAGGGCGCCACCTACCGATTCGCCAAGGAGGACCGGGCCCGCTTCCCCGGCATCCTCACCGCCGGCACCGTGCAGAACCCCTACTACACCAACTCCTCGCAGATCCCGGTGGGCGCCACCGAGGACCCCTTCGAGGCGCTCGAGCTGCAGGAGGAGCTGCAGAGCAAGTACACCGGCGGCACCGTGCTGCACCTGTACATGAACGAGGCGATGAGCTCGGCGACCACCTGCCGGGAACTCGTGCGCAGAGCACTGACCCGGTTCCACCTGCCGTACCTGACCATCACCCCCACCTTCTCGATCTGCCCCAGCCACGGCTACCTCACCGGCGAGCACCACCAGTGCGAGCGCTGTGGTGAAGCCTGCGAGGTGTGGACCCGTGTGATGGGCTACTTCCGGCCCGTGGCCTCCTTCAACATCGGCAAGAAGGGCGAGTACGCCGAGCGCACCTTCTTCACCGAGCAGGCCTCCGGCGTAGGCGGCTGCCAGGAGGCGGCCGACGGGCCCGCTGCGGCGGCCGACGAGCCCGCGGCCGCAACCGACCGCCCAGGGGCTGAGATCACCCCGGTGACGGCGTGA
- a CDS encoding anaerobic ribonucleoside-triphosphate reductase activating protein, protein MSPLASLTAPDLRIAGLVPLSTVDWPGRLVATVFCQGCPWRCTYCHNAAILDPHAPGAVPFDELGRLLERRRGLLDGVVFSGGEATMQHAVVPAARAVRERGFAVGLHTGGAFPTRMQALLGVDTDGRRVGSPLVDWVGFDVKAAPAGYTDLVGRAGAWQRSARSLQLLLASGVDHELRMTVTPQLIDQVPTVIETVGRAGGTHLVLQKARADGADSGFATQLAAVPDWAERFDAAAHRTRQLGAQQGLEVTVRA, encoded by the coding sequence GTGAGCCCTCTGGCCAGCCTGACGGCACCGGACCTGCGCATCGCAGGTCTGGTGCCGCTGTCCACCGTGGACTGGCCCGGCCGCCTGGTGGCCACGGTGTTCTGCCAGGGCTGCCCCTGGCGCTGCACCTACTGCCACAACGCCGCGATCCTGGATCCCCACGCCCCTGGCGCCGTGCCCTTCGATGAGCTGGGTCGGCTCCTGGAGCGACGACGAGGCCTGCTGGACGGCGTGGTGTTCAGCGGGGGAGAGGCCACCATGCAGCACGCTGTGGTGCCTGCCGCCCGGGCCGTTCGCGAACGCGGCTTCGCCGTCGGGCTGCACACCGGCGGGGCATTCCCCACCCGGATGCAGGCCCTGCTCGGGGTCGACACCGACGGGCGCCGCGTCGGCTCACCGCTGGTGGACTGGGTGGGGTTCGACGTGAAGGCCGCGCCGGCCGGCTACACGGACCTGGTGGGACGGGCCGGTGCCTGGCAGCGAAGTGCAAGGTCCCTCCAGCTCCTGCTGGCCTCCGGTGTGGACCACGAACTGCGGATGACGGTCACCCCGCAGCTGATCGACCAGGTACCCACGGTGATCGAGACCGTCGGCCGCGCCGGCGGCACCCACCTGGTGCTGCAGAAGGCTCGGGCCGACGGTGCCGACAGCGGCTTCGCCACGCAGCTGGCGGCGGTACCGGACTGGGCGGAGCGATTCGACGCTGCCGCGCACAGAACACGGCAGCTCGGAGCGCAGCAGGGCCTTGAGGTCACGGTCCGAGCGTGA